The genomic stretch TGAAATGCCTGAGCCTATTTTATTAAGTCAGATTTTTGCCAAGCTTACTTCTTTAGGACGTATTCATCCCGTTTCTACAGGTGTTGAACCCTCGTAAATTGGCTACGGTATTGTTAATAAGCAGGGAATAACAACTTTAAAAACATAAGTACTGCTCTAAGCTGTCACACTAAAACCTTCAGCAGCTAACCATTTAACTGCACGGTCATACTCGCATTGCTCACTGAATGAAAACCAACGATTTCGTTCAGACTCATATTCTGCGCGGCGTAACACATCCTTGAAGCGTCCAAAAGCTCCCCTTCCTTGAATAGCGACTCCTAGCAGATCGCGTAGCTTTTCATCTTCAACTGTTTCAATAAAAGCCACCATATCTTGGTAAGAATCTGCTGAACCGTTTTGTGGAATTGGTAGGTAACGTAAATCAAATTCAACTTCTGCTTCTTCATCTACATTTTCATCATTAGGCAGAATATCTAAACGGTAATCCTCGCCACCAATTAAAAGTTTACCTGTATCACGCTCAAGGTAGCCATAGACCCCATCCCCATCTCGACTAGTCATAACTTTGGTGATAAGAAAGATGTCATCTTTGAGAATTGCGGTTGTCATTTTTACTCCTCGCCTACTTTTCCTAAAATTTCTCGTAGCCTTTCTTTTAGTGTAGTAGTATATATTCTTACAAGTTAAGATAGACTAAATTAAAGTTAAAATACTGTTGTGATAAATTTGAGAAGATTTCGATGGCTAAAGGTTTCGGCAAATCACCAGCTAATAAAAAACTCAAACCCTATGCGCCTTTGGACAAGTATTCTAAAAATTTGGTTTTAGCAATACAGACGGATGGAGACTTTATATACGGTAAAGATTTTTTACTAGATAGAAGATTAGGAAAATTATATGCTTCAAAAAAAGTAATGAGGCATTTTAAAAAAATTGAATCTTCATTC from Aulosira sp. FACHB-615 encodes the following:
- a CDS encoding UPF0158 family protein, which codes for MTTAILKDDIFLITKVMTSRDGDGVYGYLERDTGKLLIGGEDYRLDILPNDENVDEEAEVEFDLRYLPIPQNGSADSYQDMVAFIETVEDEKLRDLLGVAIQGRGAFGRFKDVLRRAEYESERNRWFSFSEQCEYDRAVKWLAAEGFSVTA